A section of the Dehalobacter sp. DCM genome encodes:
- a CDS encoding methyl-accepting chemotaxis protein, translating into MIIDLNNDQLLECYAEVFSQLKEILKEDLMVTISNKTHFLYYYPGNEMKFPPGENPVGQPLPPTGAFVHTVESGKCYFGIADKERFGFPFISITYPLKNRNGDRIGCLALGRSLKKENAIAEISHGLASTIEEMNAGLQEIASGSQGLSNKINYVVHSAQDTATRIKEINKVIDAITDISSHSNLLGLNAAIEAARAGEQGRGFAVVAEEMRILAAQSKDSAITVTQILTQMKESIEGIIADITDIGDIAGTQAAATEEMTAAIEEVTEKSQNLAELSTIKDATNS; encoded by the coding sequence ATGATTATTGATTTGAATAACGATCAATTATTGGAGTGTTATGCGGAAGTTTTTTCACAACTTAAAGAAATTTTAAAGGAAGACCTGATGGTCACAATCTCAAATAAAACTCACTTTTTATACTACTACCCGGGTAATGAAATGAAATTTCCTCCCGGAGAAAATCCTGTCGGGCAGCCGTTACCGCCCACTGGCGCGTTTGTTCATACGGTGGAAAGCGGAAAATGTTATTTCGGCATTGCCGATAAAGAAAGGTTTGGATTTCCATTTATCTCAATCACATACCCGCTTAAAAATCGAAACGGAGATCGAATCGGCTGTCTAGCCCTAGGACGGAGCCTGAAGAAAGAGAATGCCATTGCCGAGATATCGCACGGTTTAGCCTCTACAATTGAAGAAATGAATGCCGGCTTACAAGAGATAGCTTCAGGTTCGCAAGGTCTTTCCAATAAAATTAATTACGTTGTTCATTCTGCTCAAGACACTGCCACAAGAATAAAAGAAATTAATAAAGTAATCGATGCCATCACAGATATTTCCTCTCACTCCAACCTGCTGGGCCTTAATGCTGCCATTGAGGCAGCCCGCGCCGGTGAACAAGGCAGAGGATTTGCTGTCGTTGCTGAAGAAATGCGAATACTCGCTGCCCAAAGTAAAGATTCGGCAATAACCGTGACTCAAATTCTTACCCAGATGAAAGAATCGATTGAAGGAATTATAGCCGATATTACCGATATTGGAGATATTGCAGGGACTCAAGCCGCTGCTACGGAAGAAATGACTGCTGCAATCGAAGAAGTCACTGAGAAATCACAAAACTTAGCTGAACTTTCGACTATAAAAGATGCTACAAACTCATAA
- a CDS encoding sigma-54 interaction domain-containing protein codes for MDKRIAASWLRCYRKGMFPDTTLLIEDRHERENVLLAIARNEGIIEAAKSVFDEIYHYQEQNGTFDLELVDRDNIRILERWVYIEAVYANPIPGENILGTNCHSLMREYHCPIQLCGPENYQDSRGKHLVWGAPIFDEAGNYYAAVFLTKRLESHEWIDMAEDAQLNKLHFVCTIALAIEHAWKAIKIKNNLEKKMVYRLTLQDFILNQFDDGMLTMDRDGYIIDINQQAMEILGIADTEKNKFGKLLFTNYYHDPKTFLMIMQRGKPAHFDGSIIKHQTKKKYSFRFTPFPMKDSTERVYASLCITAKEKSLLKAENAIGMITKFSFDNIIGQSPAIKETIKVAKTLARSNENILLTGESGTGKELFAQAIHSAYNTNGPFIALNCAAFPRSLIESELFGYEQGTFTGAEKNGRPGKIELADGGTLFLDEIGDMPVDIQAILLRVLQDKQVVRLGSVKYKTVDFRVIAATNQNLKQLITERKFRQDLYFRLSVLSLNIPPLRERVGDVELLSRYFLEKYCKKNNLPVPEVMPEVQRMFHDNQWPGNVRELENAIAYCVSMAYGKNITTKHVSEDVQKGTSKFRGVLDRLNKLIDNDIEMNLLPSLDEIETIYVKKAMEATNNNVTQAAAMLGISKTTVYRRIKK; via the coding sequence TTGGATAAGCGCATTGCTGCTTCCTGGCTTCGTTGCTATAGAAAAGGTATGTTTCCTGATACTACATTGTTGATAGAAGATAGGCACGAACGAGAAAATGTGTTGCTTGCGATTGCCCGCAACGAAGGGATTATTGAAGCCGCAAAATCTGTCTTTGATGAGATCTATCACTATCAGGAGCAAAATGGGACTTTTGATCTGGAACTTGTTGATAGAGATAATATCCGGATTTTGGAAAGATGGGTTTATATAGAAGCTGTCTATGCGAATCCGATTCCTGGCGAAAATATCCTGGGGACGAATTGCCATTCGTTGATGCGAGAATACCATTGCCCAATTCAGCTCTGTGGGCCTGAAAACTATCAAGACAGCAGGGGTAAGCATCTTGTTTGGGGGGCCCCAATATTTGATGAGGCCGGTAATTATTACGCAGCCGTATTTCTAACGAAAAGATTGGAAAGTCACGAATGGATTGATATGGCAGAAGATGCTCAATTAAATAAATTACATTTCGTTTGTACAATTGCTTTGGCCATAGAACACGCCTGGAAAGCAATAAAAATAAAGAATAACTTAGAAAAGAAGATGGTATACCGACTCACCTTACAGGATTTCATTTTAAATCAATTTGATGATGGCATGCTTACAATGGATCGGGATGGCTATATTATTGATATAAACCAGCAGGCGATGGAAATCCTGGGGATTGCCGACACAGAAAAAAATAAATTTGGGAAACTTCTGTTTACAAATTATTATCATGATCCCAAAACCTTTCTGATGATCATGCAGAGGGGAAAACCGGCTCATTTTGACGGTTCAATTATAAAACATCAGACCAAAAAAAAATATTCATTTCGCTTTACACCGTTTCCCATGAAAGACTCAACTGAGCGTGTATATGCATCTCTTTGTATTACAGCAAAAGAAAAAAGCCTTCTTAAGGCTGAAAATGCAATTGGGATGATAACTAAATTTAGTTTCGATAATATTATCGGGCAAAGTCCAGCCATTAAAGAAACTATTAAAGTTGCCAAGACCCTTGCCCGCTCGAATGAAAATATACTTTTAACAGGGGAAAGCGGTACGGGAAAAGAACTTTTTGCCCAAGCAATTCATAGTGCTTATAATACAAACGGACCTTTCATTGCCTTAAATTGTGCAGCCTTTCCGCGCAGTTTGATCGAAAGTGAATTATTTGGGTATGAACAGGGAACTTTTACAGGAGCAGAAAAAAATGGGCGCCCAGGCAAAATTGAACTGGCAGATGGTGGAACGCTTTTTTTGGATGAGATCGGTGACATGCCTGTTGATATCCAGGCAATCCTACTTCGTGTACTTCAGGATAAACAAGTCGTGCGCCTAGGCAGTGTTAAATATAAAACTGTTGATTTCCGAGTAATTGCTGCAACAAATCAAAATTTGAAACAACTGATTACAGAGAGGAAATTTCGCCAAGATCTCTATTTTCGTCTCTCAGTCCTGTCCTTAAATATCCCGCCATTACGGGAAAGGGTAGGTGATGTTGAACTTTTAAGCCGATATTTTTTGGAAAAATACTGCAAGAAAAACAACTTGCCAGTCCCAGAAGTAATGCCCGAAGTCCAGCGGATGTTCCACGATAACCAGTGGCCCGGAAATGTCCGCGAACTGGAAAATGCAATCGCTTATTGTGTGAGTATGGCTTATGGAAAGAATATCACTACGAAACATGTATCGGAGGATGTTCAAAAAGGTACGAGCAAATTTCGGGGAGTGTTGGATAGATTGAATAAGTTAATCGACAATGATATCGAAATGAACTTATTACCTTCTTTGGATGAAATCGAAACAATATATGTAAAAAAAGCTATGGAAGCAACAAACAATAATGTCACTCAGGCCGCAGCAATGTTAGGAATCAGCAAAACGACCGTATACCGTCGCATAAAAAAATAA
- a CDS encoding cobalamin B12-binding domain-containing protein, translating into MLQLTEITKAVGQLDEEKLNQLLESFVSGGPTEEEAQVVVNACQQGMAIVGELFESGEYFVGDLIFAGELLTQSMEMLKPVIGRGKSVKVGKIVLGTVEGDLHDIGKNIFRSMAEAAGFEVYDLGIDQKPSAYVDKIKEVRPDVIGMSGVLTLALESMRKTVDEICKAGMRDKVKIIIGGNPVTAEACMQIGADAFTTNAADGVKICQAWVK; encoded by the coding sequence ATGCTTCAATTAACGGAAATAACGAAAGCAGTTGGACAATTAGATGAGGAAAAACTAAACCAGTTACTGGAGAGTTTTGTCTCAGGCGGTCCGACAGAGGAAGAGGCTCAGGTTGTTGTTAACGCTTGCCAACAAGGGATGGCAATAGTCGGGGAACTTTTTGAAAGCGGAGAATATTTTGTTGGGGATTTGATCTTTGCAGGTGAACTTTTAACCCAATCAATGGAAATGCTGAAACCGGTTATTGGAAGAGGAAAGTCTGTTAAAGTTGGGAAAATTGTCTTGGGGACAGTCGAAGGAGATTTGCACGATATAGGCAAAAATATTTTTAGAAGCATGGCAGAAGCAGCGGGATTCGAAGTTTATGACCTCGGAATCGACCAAAAACCGAGCGCATATGTTGATAAAATCAAAGAGGTTCGGCCGGATGTCATTGGGATGAGCGGGGTATTAACGCTGGCTTTGGAATCTATGAGAAAGACGGTCGATGAAATCTGTAAAGCAGGTATGCGAGATAAAGTAAAAATCATTATCGGAGGGAATCCTGTAACTGCAGAAGCCTGCATGCAGATTGGCGCGGATGCATTCACGACGAATGCAGCGGATGGCGTGAAGATCTGTCAGGCGTGGGTTAAGTAA
- a CDS encoding cobalamin B12-binding domain-containing protein, producing MIQLSEVTSAVGQLDEEKLLQLLNDFVASNPTEGDAQAVVNACQQGMAIVGEQFESGEYFVGDLIFAGELLSQSIESLKPIIGSASASKVGKIVLGTVEGDLHDIGKNIFRSMAEAAGFEVFDLGIDQKPSTFVEKVEEVKPDVIGMSGVLTLALEAMKKTVEELKNAGLRDNVKIIIGGNPVTAEACKQIGADAFTTNAAEGVKICQEWLK from the coding sequence ATGATTCAATTATCAGAAGTAACGTCTGCGGTGGGACAGTTGGATGAAGAAAAATTACTTCAACTACTGAATGATTTTGTTGCGAGCAACCCTACCGAAGGAGATGCTCAGGCAGTTGTCAATGCCTGTCAACAAGGGATGGCTATCGTCGGTGAACAATTCGAAAGTGGAGAGTATTTTGTCGGAGATTTAATCTTCGCGGGGGAATTACTTAGTCAGTCGATTGAAAGCCTGAAACCAATCATTGGAAGTGCAAGTGCCTCGAAAGTTGGCAAAATTGTCCTAGGAACTGTTGAAGGGGATTTGCATGACATCGGAAAAAACATCTTCAGAAGCATGGCAGAAGCAGCTGGTTTTGAAGTGTTTGATTTGGGAATCGATCAGAAACCAAGCACCTTTGTCGAAAAAGTTGAAGAAGTTAAACCGGATGTTATCGGAATGAGCGGAGTATTAACTCTTGCCCTAGAAGCAATGAAAAAGACAGTTGAAGAACTCAAAAACGCCGGTCTGAGGGATAATGTAAAAATTATTATTGGTGGAAACCCGGTTACTGCTGAAGCATGCAAGCAAATTGGTGCCGATGCTTTTACGACAAACGCGGCAGAAGGCGTTAAAATATGCCAGGAGTGGCTTAAGTAA
- a CDS encoding MFS transporter → MAGNASGGATYFDGHKINNTQRRFLWVTAFVYVFDQMDNATFQNAAPTLMKRYGITAQQIGDINFYNFFGAFIGAVFGGWLADKIGRKKAILTTVSVFSLGSLGNAIFTVYPLIAASRLITGMGCIATVVIAMVYISEMMPSEKRGRYQAITIASGTISLPLIGMFAAYIIPKGPDNWRIVFLLGALGIILVFIGASWLRESPRWLVTKGRTAEAEKIVEEVTGGKCDLSQEAARITRKASAIEALRVMFGKGYIKRTIVLFILTIGVTGGSMLFFNFYSTALVMGGMAMPTVLMVISLSLWGIPTGDFLSSFYTDLGGRKLPLFICMVGLAVTYVLAGMTLVPVILIIVMFFQKIVGSGCNTMLWTYLAESYPTNVRTNAVGYIFGTVRLLISFCQLAVPGLYAAYHWMGINMINAAIIVIPAVVLLVWGDKTSKISLEEVNKQAYLQAK, encoded by the coding sequence ATGGCAGGTAATGCTAGTGGCGGAGCAACCTATTTTGATGGACATAAAATCAATAATACCCAAAGACGGTTTTTGTGGGTAACAGCATTTGTTTATGTTTTTGACCAAATGGACAACGCAACTTTTCAGAATGCAGCTCCGACATTAATGAAGAGATATGGTATTACAGCGCAACAAATCGGCGATATTAACTTTTATAATTTCTTCGGGGCTTTTATTGGCGCCGTTTTTGGCGGATGGCTTGCGGATAAAATTGGACGTAAAAAAGCTATTCTTACAACCGTAAGTGTTTTTTCTCTTGGGTCACTCGGCAATGCAATTTTTACAGTTTATCCTTTAATTGCAGCTTCTCGTTTAATTACCGGTATGGGTTGTATCGCAACGGTCGTTATCGCGATGGTGTATATCTCGGAAATGATGCCGTCTGAAAAAAGAGGCCGGTATCAGGCGATCACCATTGCATCAGGGACAATCAGCCTACCCTTAATCGGCATGTTTGCTGCTTATATTATTCCTAAAGGTCCGGATAACTGGCGTATTGTTTTTCTCCTTGGAGCTCTTGGAATTATTCTTGTATTCATAGGCGCATCATGGTTGCGTGAATCTCCTCGCTGGCTGGTAACCAAAGGCAGAACTGCCGAAGCGGAGAAAATCGTTGAAGAGGTTACGGGAGGAAAATGTGATTTAAGCCAAGAAGCCGCAAGGATAACCCGAAAGGCCAGTGCCATAGAAGCTTTGAGAGTTATGTTTGGCAAAGGGTATATAAAACGGACGATCGTATTGTTTATTTTGACAATCGGCGTAACCGGCGGTTCTATGCTTTTCTTCAACTTCTATTCCACAGCATTGGTGATGGGCGGTATGGCAATGCCGACAGTTCTGATGGTTATTTCCTTGTCCTTGTGGGGCATTCCAACCGGGGATTTCCTTTCCTCTTTCTATACTGATCTTGGGGGACGGAAATTGCCGTTGTTCATCTGTATGGTTGGTCTGGCTGTGACCTATGTCTTAGCTGGGATGACATTAGTACCGGTAATTCTTATAATTGTGATGTTTTTCCAAAAAATCGTCGGCTCAGGCTGCAATACCATGCTTTGGACTTATCTGGCTGAGTCTTATCCTACTAATGTCAGAACCAATGCAGTCGGTTATATTTTCGGCACGGTACGTTTACTGATTTCCTTCTGCCAATTGGCAGTACCAGGATTATATGCAGCATACCATTGGATGGGAATCAATATGATCAATGCGGCTATTATTGTAATCCCGGCTGTTGTACTCCTTGTTTGGGGTGATAAGACAAGTAAGATTTCCCTTGAGGAAGTCAATAAACAAGCCTATTTACAAGCTAAATAG